In Legionella israelensis, the genomic window AAAATCTGACCGAGAAACTTGCTGAAAGAGGCTTGCAACTACTGACCAAAGTCAGAAAAAATATGAAGCAAAAAGTGCTCGATGCCTTTGACAAAGTCCTGCTGAGAAAAAGAGTCATTGTTGAATCTGTTATTGACCAATTAAAAAATATTTCAAATATCGAACACTCAAGGCATCGTTCTGTCTTTAATTTTATGGTCAATATCTTGGCTGGTTTGGCAGCTTATGCACTTAAGCCAAAGAAACCTTCCTTGAATATTGAAAAAACATTCGTGGCTGTCGTTTGACCAGTTATATCGAATTCACGTTTATTATTAGGTCGTTTATCCTTGTGGATAATTTTATTTTTTTAATGAATTTCATGGCGGTTAACTTAGAATGAATTTTGTGTGTAATCCCTTGGTATCCTAAGGTTAAATTCTTAATGATTTTTTTATTCTTATTTATTGCTTGAGTTAAACGCAGGTTATCCTTTATATTATTTCATAGTTATCCACGATTTATTTTCCACTTAAATTATTAATGGATCTCAAAGGAACTTTATTATTGTTCTTATCAGCAATGATTTAACATTTGCTTCATATGGAATGATCGCTTTTGGGAAAATATTGATGATTTTATCTTTAACATTAGGATGTGTTATCCATACCATTTCTGAGATGAATAACCGACCTTATTTAATAAGTTCAGTCTGATATTTGTACAAATTAAACGAATAAGCTGCCTGAAATGGATGACATGTTCTAATGGATGTTTTATAAGATTATGGGTAATCCATTTTAAACATGACTTGCCGGAAGTGTTCTTCGGTGGCATTATCTATAAAATAATGAATTAGTATTTTTGATTTTCCGCTTTTTATTGAGGAGCTTTTTTGTGTCTGCGAATGTTTGGCAGAAGTGCTTGAGTCTGTTGCAAGAAGAGTATCCTGCACAACAATTTAATACCTGGTTACGCCCACTGCAGGCTCAAACAGAAGAGCAGCGTTTACTTCTGCTTGCACCAAATCGATTTGTTGTTGACTGGGTTAAAAAAAACTTTTTCCCCCGGATTGAGGAAATCATTTACCAAATCAGTGGTGAGAATATTAAAACCGTTGCCATTGAAATTGGTAGCACAAAAATATCTGAAACGATTAAAGATAAAACTGAACCTTTAAGTTCTGATTCTGCCGCTAAGCCGTTGATTAAAAAGGCATCTGACTATAAGAGTTCTCATTTAAATCGTAAATTTGTTTTTGAAAGCTTTGTTGAAGGCAACTCCAATCAGCTGGCTCGGGCTGCTTCCATGCAGGTTGCCGAGCGACCGGGTGATGCTTACAACCCTTTGTTTATTTATGGGGGGGTTGGATTAGGTAAGACACATTTAATGCATGCGATTGGCAATGCCATTTTAAAGAATAATCCTGAAGCGAAAGTTCTTTATTTGCATTCGGAGCGTTTCGTGGCTGATATGGTTAAAGCCTTACAAACCAATGCTATCAATGAATTCAAACGCTATTATCGTTCACTTAATGCCTTGCTGATTGATGATATTCAGTTTTTTGCCGGAAAAGATCGCTCTCAGGAAGAATTTTTCCATACTTTCAATGCATTGCTGGAAGGACAGCAGCAAATTATATTAACCAGTGATCGCTATCCCAAAGAAATTGAGGGAATGGAAGAACGCTTGAAATCACGTTTTGGTTGGGGATTGACGGTTGCTGTAGAACCTCCTGAACTGGAAA contains:
- the dnaA gene encoding chromosomal replication initiator protein DnaA, which translates into the protein MSANVWQKCLSLLQEEYPAQQFNTWLRPLQAQTEEQRLLLLAPNRFVVDWVKKNFFPRIEEIIYQISGENIKTVAIEIGSTKISETIKDKTEPLSSDSAAKPLIKKASDYKSSHLNRKFVFESFVEGNSNQLARAASMQVAERPGDAYNPLFIYGGVGLGKTHLMHAIGNAILKNNPEAKVLYLHSERFVADMVKALQTNAINEFKRYYRSLNALLIDDIQFFAGKDRSQEEFFHTFNALLEGQQQIILTSDRYPKEIEGMEERLKSRFGWGLTVAVEPPELETRVAILISKAEQSGIELPYEVAFFIAKRIRSNVRELEGALRRVIANAHFTGKLITIEFVHEALRDLLALQDKLVTIENIQKTVAEYYKVKVADILSKRRSRSIARPRQMAMALAKELTNHSLPEIGDHFGGRDHTTVIHACRKVKELVQDENDFAEDYKNLMRILSS